One Actinosynnema pretiosum DNA segment encodes these proteins:
- a CDS encoding TetR family transcriptional regulator: MTGLRERRRRSTRKDISQAAAALVLERGLADVTVEEIAHRAGVSPRTFFNYFPSKRSAVIPGPEPLPADLVEAFVADRGRPVLDGLVALFSDERVLTDTERADLRTAQELVTRHPELVPVLHERMAEFERVVVDAVARRLEAPSGDCRPEVAAAVLGVLLRVAMTRGLDDPTRQCVIGAEFQADLARAFAALRAL, from the coding sequence GTGACGGGCCTCAGGGAGCGCCGTCGCCGCTCGACGCGCAAGGACATCTCCCAAGCCGCCGCCGCACTGGTCCTCGAACGCGGCCTGGCCGACGTCACCGTCGAGGAGATCGCCCACCGCGCGGGCGTCTCACCCCGGACCTTCTTCAACTACTTCCCCAGCAAGCGCTCCGCCGTCATCCCCGGCCCGGAACCGCTGCCCGCCGACCTGGTCGAGGCGTTCGTCGCCGACCGCGGGCGCCCCGTGCTCGACGGCCTGGTCGCCCTCTTCTCCGACGAGCGCGTGCTCACCGACACCGAGCGCGCCGACCTGCGCACCGCGCAGGAACTGGTGACCCGCCACCCCGAGCTGGTGCCCGTGCTGCACGAGCGGATGGCCGAGTTCGAGCGCGTCGTCGTCGACGCGGTCGCGCGCCGCCTTGAGGCCCCCTCCGGCGACTGCCGCCCCGAGGTGGCCGCCGCGGTGCTGGGCGTGCTGCTGCGGGTGGCCATGACGCGCGGTCTCGACGACCCGACCCGGCAGTGCGTGATCGGCGCCGAGTTCCAGGCCGACCTGGCCCGCGCGTTCGCCGCCCTGCGCGCCCTCTGA
- a CDS encoding sugar phosphate isomerase/epimerase family protein, whose protein sequence is MSRPVTLFTGQWADLPFEEVCRLASSWGYDGLEIACSGDHFEVDKALADDDYVPAKLAVLEKHGLKVWAISNHLVGQAICDDPIDERHKAIIPASVWGDGEPEGVRQRAAAHMADAARAAAKLGVDTVVGFTGSKIWKYVAMFPPVSQAVIDDGYQDFADRWNPILDVFDEVGVRFAHEVHPSEIAYDYWTTKRALDALGNRPAFGINWDPSHFVWQDLDPVGFILDFADRIYHVDCKDTKKRFDGRNGRLGSHLAWADPRRGWDFVSTGHGDVPWEECFRALNAIGYSGPISVEWEDAGMDRLRGAEEAVTYIRKHLFDPPAAAFDAAFSVKE, encoded by the coding sequence ATGAGCCGACCCGTCACGCTGTTCACCGGCCAGTGGGCCGACCTGCCCTTCGAGGAGGTCTGCCGCCTGGCGTCGAGCTGGGGGTACGACGGCCTGGAGATCGCCTGCTCCGGCGACCACTTCGAGGTCGACAAGGCGCTCGCCGACGACGACTACGTCCCGGCCAAGCTGGCGGTGCTGGAGAAGCACGGGCTGAAGGTCTGGGCCATCTCCAACCACCTGGTCGGGCAGGCCATCTGCGACGACCCGATCGACGAGCGCCACAAGGCGATCATCCCGGCCTCGGTGTGGGGCGACGGGGAGCCCGAGGGCGTGCGGCAGCGGGCCGCCGCGCACATGGCCGACGCCGCGCGCGCCGCCGCGAAGCTGGGCGTGGACACGGTCGTCGGGTTCACCGGGTCGAAGATCTGGAAGTACGTGGCGATGTTCCCGCCGGTGTCGCAGGCGGTCATCGACGACGGCTACCAGGACTTCGCCGACCGCTGGAACCCGATCCTGGACGTCTTCGACGAGGTGGGCGTGCGGTTCGCGCACGAGGTTCACCCGTCCGAGATCGCCTACGACTACTGGACCACCAAGCGCGCCCTGGACGCCCTGGGCAACCGCCCCGCGTTCGGCATCAACTGGGACCCGTCGCACTTCGTGTGGCAGGACCTGGACCCGGTCGGCTTCATCCTCGACTTCGCCGACCGGATCTACCACGTGGACTGCAAGGACACGAAGAAGCGCTTCGACGGCCGCAACGGCCGCCTCGGCTCGCACCTGGCCTGGGCCGACCCCCGTCGCGGCTGGGACTTCGTGTCCACCGGCCACGGCGACGTGCCGTGGGAGGAGTGCTTCCGCGCGCTCAACGCGATCGGCTACTCGGGCCCGATCTCGGTGGAGTGGGAGGACGCGGGCATGGACCGCCTGCGCGGCGCGGAGGAAGCCGTGACCTACATCCGCAAGCACCTGTTCGACCCGCCCGCGGCGGCCTTCGACGCGGCCTTCTCCGTCAAGGAGTGA
- a CDS encoding D-arabinono-1,4-lactone oxidase has product MTRTNWAKNLTFSAEEVSVPETVEQVQEVVARSRAVHVVGTGHSFSPIADTTGTLITLERMPEHFEPAGSSARVSAGIRLARLAELLHAHGLALPTLPSLPHITLAGTCVTATHGSGDGVASLASAVRAIELVVPDGALRRVERGDPDFNGSVVALGALGVIVTMEIDVEPAFDVEQRVYQDVPWSALTDHFDAVHGSAYSVSSFTQYRGTAEVWVKRRLDAPPADLSWTGGHESTTPRHPVPGQPAHHCTAQLGDPGPWHERLPHFRAAFTPSVGAELQSEFFVAREHAGPALRALATLSTDFAPILLTSEVRTVNADAQWLSPVHNRPSVAFHFTWRQEAEAVAAVATKIERILEPFTPRPHWGKVFTLPRTTLASRYPHWADFAALLNRTDPQGKFRNPTINTYFPHP; this is encoded by the coding sequence ATGACGCGCACGAACTGGGCCAAGAACCTGACGTTCTCCGCTGAGGAGGTCAGCGTTCCCGAGACGGTCGAGCAGGTCCAGGAGGTGGTGGCGCGCTCGCGCGCGGTCCACGTCGTGGGCACCGGCCACTCCTTCAGCCCGATCGCCGACACCACCGGCACCCTGATCACCCTGGAGCGGATGCCGGAGCACTTCGAGCCCGCAGGCTCCAGCGCGAGGGTCTCCGCGGGCATCAGGTTGGCCAGGCTGGCGGAGCTCCTGCACGCCCACGGCCTCGCCCTGCCCACCCTGCCCTCGCTGCCGCACATCACCCTGGCGGGCACCTGCGTCACCGCCACCCACGGCTCGGGCGACGGCGTCGCCTCACTGGCCAGCGCGGTGCGCGCCATCGAACTGGTGGTCCCGGACGGCGCCCTGCGCAGGGTCGAACGCGGCGACCCCGATTTCAACGGCTCGGTGGTGGCCCTGGGCGCGCTCGGCGTCATCGTCACCATGGAGATCGACGTGGAGCCCGCGTTCGACGTCGAGCAGCGCGTCTACCAGGACGTCCCGTGGTCCGCCCTGACCGACCACTTCGACGCCGTGCACGGCTCCGCCTACAGCGTCAGCTCCTTCACCCAGTACCGAGGCACCGCAGAGGTCTGGGTGAAGCGCCGCCTGGACGCCCCACCCGCGGACCTCTCCTGGACCGGCGGCCACGAGTCCACCACCCCCCGCCACCCGGTCCCAGGCCAACCCGCCCACCACTGCACCGCCCAACTGGGCGACCCTGGCCCCTGGCACGAACGCCTCCCGCACTTCCGCGCCGCCTTCACCCCGAGCGTAGGCGCGGAACTCCAGTCGGAGTTCTTCGTGGCCAGAGAACACGCAGGCCCCGCCCTACGAGCCCTGGCCACCCTCTCGACCGACTTCGCCCCGATCCTGCTCACCTCCGAGGTGCGCACGGTCAACGCGGACGCACAATGGCTCAGCCCCGTCCACAACCGCCCCAGCGTCGCCTTCCACTTCACCTGGCGACAGGAGGCGGAGGCGGTCGCGGCAGTGGCAACAAAGATCGAACGCATCCTGGAGCCGTTCACCCCGAGACCCCACTGGGGCAAGGTCTTCACCCTGCCCCGCACCACCCTGGCCTCCCGCTACCCCCACTGGGCCGACTTCGCAGCCCTCCTGAACCGCACCGACCCCCAGGGCAAGTTCCGCAACCCCACCATCAACACCTACTTCCCCCACCCCTGA
- a CDS encoding MFS transporter: MIRTFAVLSNRDLRLLWLSRAISSFGAWLVVVAIPAHVFAQTGSTTATGLVVAAQYLPPVLLGPLAGALADRLDRRHVMVASDLLRAAAITTLLLPDSDHFWLVYPVMAVESAGTVLFRPAAQAHIPTITGTGPTLTAANSLTALTDGAMRLLGPPLGAALLFTAGYHTLIAADALSYLISAALIARTTRHPRTAPTNTHPSAGAVFLRDNPAPRAIVLSLTLFFAGNAALSALVVPFAVLELGGELQAGLVMSALGAGSLLGAPAITPLMDRIAAHLLLSASLLGIAIGFVLLSSAPTLPPALIAATLVGAAGVLALTSAQTALQRATPTPLLGRVTAVLLMAEAAATLSGSVIGPILAGAPNSSTLITAWTAAALTASGAAVALRGNRYA, encoded by the coding sequence GTGATCCGGACGTTCGCCGTGCTGTCCAACCGGGACCTGCGCCTACTCTGGCTCTCCCGCGCGATCAGCTCCTTCGGCGCCTGGCTGGTGGTCGTAGCCATCCCCGCGCACGTCTTCGCGCAAACCGGCTCAACCACCGCCACCGGCCTGGTGGTCGCCGCCCAATACCTCCCCCCGGTCCTCCTGGGCCCCCTCGCAGGCGCCCTGGCCGACCGCCTGGACCGCAGGCACGTCATGGTCGCCTCAGACCTCCTCCGAGCCGCGGCGATCACCACCCTCCTCCTCCCCGACTCCGACCACTTCTGGCTCGTCTACCCCGTGATGGCCGTGGAAAGCGCAGGCACCGTCCTGTTCCGCCCCGCAGCCCAAGCCCACATCCCCACCATCACCGGCACCGGCCCCACCCTGACCGCCGCGAACTCCCTCACCGCCCTCACCGACGGCGCCATGCGCCTCCTGGGCCCACCCCTGGGCGCAGCCCTCCTCTTCACCGCCGGCTACCACACCCTCATCGCCGCGGACGCCCTCAGCTACCTCATCTCCGCGGCCCTCATCGCCCGAACCACCCGCCACCCCCGCACCGCCCCCACCAACACCCACCCCTCCGCAGGCGCCGTCTTCCTCCGCGACAACCCCGCCCCCCGCGCGATCGTCCTCTCCCTGACCCTCTTCTTCGCCGGGAACGCCGCCCTCAGCGCCCTGGTGGTCCCCTTCGCCGTCCTGGAGCTGGGCGGCGAACTCCAAGCCGGCCTGGTCATGTCCGCCCTGGGCGCAGGCTCCCTCCTGGGCGCTCCCGCCATCACCCCCCTCATGGACCGGATCGCGGCCCACCTCCTCCTCTCCGCCTCCCTCCTCGGCATCGCGATCGGTTTCGTGCTCCTCTCCTCCGCCCCCACCCTCCCCCCGGCCCTCATCGCCGCGACCCTCGTAGGCGCAGCGGGAGTCCTAGCCCTGACCTCCGCCCAAACCGCCCTCCAACGCGCCACCCCCACCCCCCTCCTCGGCCGGGTCACCGCAGTCCTCCTCATGGCGGAAGCCGCAGCCACCCTCTCCGGCTCGGTCATCGGCCCGATCCTCGCCGGAGCCCCGAACAGCTCCACCCTGATCACCGCCTGGACCGCAGCCGCGCTGACCGCCTCAGGCGCGGCCGTCGCACTACGCGGCAACCGCTACGCATGA